The following proteins come from a genomic window of Vallitaleaceae bacterium 9-2:
- a CDS encoding O-antigen ligase family protein, whose protein sequence is MNSIRKKIYESYFYAVILGICRWATASVFFRPTQYKGHKKKVEAVYNSWFARVLMSIDSGFEKIAKPFRKAFFDSFFMKIIRRIDAFSRESVLWKVAGQFNLVYLLVLYIYIDKFMRTYLVGLSSIWDEVLMLVFIGWILIRRVLFNQRYRFSDIDLPLLSFIGIYLTVMFLYSPELNVGIEGLRAVVQYMFWFFLVLQLLDSQVVIQRTVWLLTVSTGLLGLHGTYQYITGAEMLGNWVDSSETITTRAYSIVGGPNALASVLVLGIPIAIGLFVAEKDVIKKIIFMLSALFMGTGLIFTFSRGAWIATFLAVVLLFVFIGKRLLVPIITLLLAVVLLVDNVWNRISMLFTKEYVSKASEGGRIYRWTTGLAEWSESKIIGLGIGRYGGAVATNHGLAPFYMDNYYLKTLTESGLVGLISFILLQIHTMLQCFWYIKGMDKPYNRVVSLSIFSGMLGVLMHNGVENIFESPFMVSFFWMCAAIIVATFKLEHRGTSNEED, encoded by the coding sequence ATGAATAGTATACGTAAAAAAATATATGAAAGCTATTTTTATGCCGTCATTCTAGGGATTTGCCGATGGGCGACAGCTTCAGTTTTTTTTCGTCCAACACAGTATAAAGGACATAAGAAAAAAGTGGAAGCCGTTTATAACTCTTGGTTTGCTCGAGTATTGATGAGCATAGATAGTGGATTTGAAAAAATAGCTAAACCTTTTCGTAAAGCTTTTTTCGACAGTTTTTTCATGAAAATCATTCGTCGTATTGATGCGTTTAGTCGAGAAAGTGTTCTATGGAAAGTTGCAGGACAATTTAACTTGGTCTACCTTCTTGTACTATATATTTATATAGACAAGTTTATGCGAACTTACCTCGTTGGACTGTCAAGTATTTGGGATGAAGTGCTGATGTTAGTTTTTATTGGCTGGATTCTGATACGACGGGTTTTATTTAACCAACGGTATCGCTTTAGCGATATTGACTTACCGCTTTTAAGCTTTATTGGGATATACTTGACAGTAATGTTTCTTTATTCCCCGGAACTGAATGTGGGTATAGAAGGCTTACGAGCTGTCGTTCAATACATGTTCTGGTTCTTTCTTGTATTACAGCTATTGGATAGTCAAGTGGTCATTCAGCGTACAGTGTGGCTTCTGACAGTAAGTACAGGGTTACTAGGTCTACATGGTACATATCAATATATTACAGGCGCTGAGATGCTTGGTAACTGGGTGGATAGTAGTGAAACTATTACAACACGGGCGTACTCCATAGTAGGGGGCCCTAACGCCTTGGCGAGTGTTTTGGTTCTTGGGATTCCAATTGCTATTGGCCTATTTGTAGCAGAAAAAGACGTTATAAAGAAAATAATTTTTATGTTATCGGCATTGTTTATGGGAACAGGATTGATTTTTACATTTTCCCGTGGTGCATGGATTGCAACATTTTTAGCGGTTGTACTTTTGTTTGTCTTTATTGGCAAGCGTCTTTTGGTTCCGATAATTACCTTATTATTAGCCGTAGTTTTATTAGTGGATAATGTATGGAATCGTATTAGCATGCTGTTTACAAAAGAGTATGTGAGTAAAGCGTCAGAAGGCGGACGAATATATCGATGGACAACTGGATTAGCAGAATGGTCGGAAAGTAAAATCATTGGGCTAGGAATCGGACGTTATGGTGGTGCAGTAGCGACAAATCATGGACTGGCACCATTTTATATGGACAATTATTATCTAAAGACATTAACTGAATCAGGTCTTGTGGGTTTGATATCGTTTATTTTATTGCAGATACATACAATGCTGCAGTGTTTTTGGTATATCAAAGGAATGGACAAGCCGTACAATCGTGTTGTTTCCTTAAGTATTTTTTCAGGAATGCTTGGGGTTTTGATGCATAATGGTGTCGAAAACATTTTTGAATCACCGTTTATGGTAAGCTTCTTTTGGATGTGCGCTGCCATCATTGTCGCGACATTTAAACTAGAACATAGGGGGACATCAAATGAAGAAGATTAA
- a CDS encoding glycosyltransferase — MKKIKTLFIANIFPPMGGSGVQRSTKFVKYFKGLEIEPIVLTRECDQEQDVTLFEDVPNDTKIIRTKAYDFTQWPQPFALFGKVIARKILIPDADYVWYKKSLQRAIELIKEEKIECIYSTSYPYSDHLLARDIKRHFPKIPWIADFRDEWSMNPYIIDKKYSQYRTRREKAMEESVAKECDYFIANTRIMHENFLSMYPYLDKKSTIITNGFDEEDFSHIDKEYQRQEKFRIVHPGVIYGNRKIDKILKAMKELIDEKIVDKKDVEFKFIGDIKKDVILEEGKRFGLDDVMICPGYMSHKETILELNKAEVLLLILREGEGGRNIAPGKIYEYINSNRPILALAPKDGVAAEIVDKTNTGIVCATTDVAEIKKGLEKLYKGWKNNEFHIRPNYDIINNYSRKTLTQRLSEVIRTVVEQ; from the coding sequence ATGAAGAAGATTAAGACATTATTTATTGCAAATATTTTTCCGCCAATGGGTGGATCTGGCGTTCAACGCTCAACCAAATTTGTCAAATACTTTAAAGGGCTTGAGATTGAACCTATCGTTTTAACTCGAGAATGTGATCAAGAGCAAGATGTGACACTTTTTGAAGATGTGCCTAATGATACAAAAATTATACGAACAAAAGCATATGATTTTACTCAATGGCCTCAACCCTTCGCATTGTTTGGAAAAGTCATTGCACGTAAGATTTTAATCCCAGATGCAGATTATGTGTGGTACAAAAAAAGCCTTCAACGTGCAATCGAATTAATTAAAGAGGAAAAAATAGAGTGTATCTATTCAACATCGTATCCATATAGTGATCATCTCTTAGCCAGAGATATAAAGCGTCACTTTCCAAAGATTCCTTGGATTGCAGATTTTCGTGATGAATGGTCGATGAATCCATACATTATTGATAAAAAATACAGTCAATATCGTACACGTCGTGAAAAAGCCATGGAAGAAAGTGTGGCAAAAGAGTGTGATTACTTTATTGCAAATACGCGTATCATGCATGAAAACTTTTTAAGTATGTATCCATACCTTGATAAAAAATCGACGATTATCACCAATGGATTTGATGAAGAGGATTTCTCACATATTGACAAAGAGTATCAAAGACAAGAAAAATTTCGTATAGTTCATCCGGGTGTAATCTATGGTAATAGAAAAATAGATAAAATACTTAAGGCGATGAAAGAGTTAATCGATGAAAAAATTGTAGACAAAAAAGATGTTGAATTTAAGTTTATTGGTGATATAAAAAAGGATGTAATTCTTGAAGAGGGCAAACGCTTTGGACTGGACGATGTTATGATCTGTCCGGGGTATATGAGTCATAAAGAGACGATCTTGGAACTCAATAAAGCCGAAGTGTTGCTACTGATTCTTCGTGAAGGTGAAGGCGGCAGAAATATCGCTCCTGGAAAAATCTACGAATATATTAATTCAAACCGACCGATATTAGCCTTGGCGCCCAAAGATGGAGTGGCAGCGGAAATCGTTGACAAGACCAATACAGGTATTGTGTGTGCAACCACAGATGTTGCAGAGATAAAAAAAGGGCTGGAAAAGCTCTATAAAGGTTGGAAAAATAATGAATTTCATATTCGACCGAATTATGATATAATTAACAATTATAGTCGAAAAACGCTTACACAGCGACTATCAGAAGTTATTCGTACAGTTGTAGAACAATGA
- the csaB gene encoding polysaccharide pyruvyl transferase CsaB: MKKVLVAGYYGYQNSGDDAILHSICNDILALDIETSITVLSNQPQLTMREYPVFSVNRFNFHDVLREIRSCDVLVMGGGSLIQDATSTRSLYYYLFLIWSAKLHNKAVMLYGNGIGPIHHWYNKPVSRYILNKVDIITLREHLSKEVLTKLGVKRPRIQITADPVFNLEISQNNGYKDIYDSEKIPKDKPLVGVMFRSWMYEESYTKKMAKICDAIVEKYDYHIVFVPMKHPADLVISLEILKKMKHPGTVIENRYNEEQMIRLMGDLDLILSMRLHALIYGALNNVPMLGFNYDPKVEYYAEELKISYVKSMRHIRVNQVMKQIDDIISNKDSYKAHLSEQVKKLKLQAKENRKYLHDLL, encoded by the coding sequence ATGAAAAAAGTCTTAGTAGCAGGATATTATGGATATCAAAATTCAGGAGATGATGCGATACTGCATTCAATATGTAATGATATCTTGGCGTTAGATATTGAGACATCCATCACTGTACTGTCCAATCAACCACAACTAACGATGCGCGAATATCCTGTGTTTTCGGTGAATCGTTTTAATTTTCACGATGTATTAAGAGAAATCCGTTCCTGTGATGTTCTCGTTATGGGTGGTGGAAGCTTGATTCAAGATGCGACAAGTACTCGATCGTTGTATTATTATCTTTTCCTCATTTGGAGTGCAAAGCTACATAATAAGGCAGTTATGTTATATGGCAATGGCATTGGCCCGATTCATCATTGGTATAATAAACCGGTGTCACGATATATCTTGAATAAAGTAGATATTATTACCCTTAGAGAACACCTTTCAAAAGAAGTGTTAACGAAGTTAGGCGTCAAGCGCCCCCGGATTCAAATTACAGCAGATCCGGTGTTTAACCTTGAAATTAGTCAGAATAATGGATATAAAGATATATATGATTCTGAAAAGATTCCTAAGGACAAGCCTCTTGTTGGTGTTATGTTTCGAAGCTGGATGTATGAAGAGTCCTACACAAAAAAAATGGCAAAAATATGTGATGCGATTGTTGAAAAGTATGACTATCATATTGTCTTTGTACCTATGAAGCATCCGGCGGATTTGGTCATCTCGCTTGAAATACTTAAAAAAATGAAACACCCAGGAACGGTCATAGAAAATCGTTATAACGAAGAACAAATGATTCGGTTAATGGGAGACTTGGATCTGATTTTGAGCATGCGTTTACATGCTTTGATTTATGGTGCACTTAATAATGTGCCAATGTTAGGATTCAATTACGATCCTAAGGTAGAATACTATGCAGAAGAGTTAAAAATCAGCTACGTAAAAAGTATGCGCCATATACGTGTCAATCAAGTTATGAAGCAGATTGATGACATTATTTCAAATAAGGATTCATATAAAGCGCATCTTAGTGAACAAGTTAAGAAACTCAAACTTCAGGCCAAAGAAAACCGAAAGTATTTACATGATTTATTATAA
- a CDS encoding heme NO-binding domain-containing protein → MKGTVVNTWIKTCKKVYDTEHVHAALKSVDFKEDVVFSPLVDVEDERVFKFVEHMAGNTGKEVANVWNDIGVDNIQAFKNDYPAFFRPDNAFQFLSLMNDVHQIVIKRVSGAKPPILDMEPIGGSKARFTYRSKRGMFDYFLGLMEGVQKEFGETIQIKELNRTTTELELELTFEYTIEIRKNYRINTLFSFGFIRSTNVKSAILSMLLGAAVLFPLAGITQMMNIGGAGIAVGAIGVFTYISNKVMNRPLNQMNKEISRLQQHNFGARTKVKSADQYDDLFNSVNQFKDIVSKDFVGFNNMADEMTTFTNALLDISNSMSHTSDDISDVVEQLANAAGSQAEETEKSIYMLNDNIQEVKKIAAEENKNKDELETSVAKIESSFKNVEKTANEIDDVLEKFKVVKENGLKLMGSAKDITNIVSLVSAISQQTNLLALNASIEAARAGEAGKGFAVVAEEVRKLSEETNSAVEKINNSLGVFVGEIEALVDDVDDQYVVLEKENGQLSTAVNESSDANTTIQAVARNMVQTSKKLEKETESISDVFTNIESLAAIAEENSASAQQVSSNVTSYTEQIKSLSDQINEFKELTKEFSEELTTYHI, encoded by the coding sequence ATGAAAGGAACAGTTGTAAACACATGGATCAAAACCTGTAAAAAAGTCTATGACACTGAACACGTACATGCAGCATTAAAGTCTGTTGATTTTAAAGAAGATGTTGTTTTTTCTCCTTTAGTTGACGTGGAAGATGAACGCGTCTTTAAATTTGTAGAACACATGGCAGGTAATACAGGAAAAGAAGTTGCCAATGTCTGGAACGATATTGGGGTTGATAATATCCAAGCTTTTAAAAATGATTACCCAGCTTTTTTCAGACCGGATAATGCATTTCAATTTTTAAGTTTAATGAATGATGTACATCAAATTGTTATTAAGCGTGTCTCAGGTGCAAAACCTCCAATACTCGATATGGAACCTATAGGTGGCTCAAAGGCACGATTTACGTATCGATCAAAGCGAGGAATGTTTGACTACTTTTTAGGACTCATGGAAGGGGTTCAAAAAGAGTTTGGGGAGACCATTCAGATTAAGGAGCTTAATCGAACAACAACTGAACTTGAACTTGAATTGACGTTTGAATATACCATTGAAATACGAAAAAATTATCGAATAAACACATTGTTCTCTTTTGGATTTATCCGTAGTACCAATGTAAAAAGTGCCATTTTATCAATGTTGCTTGGAGCAGCGGTGTTGTTTCCGCTTGCCGGCATCACTCAGATGATGAATATTGGCGGAGCCGGGATTGCAGTAGGTGCCATCGGAGTATTTACCTACATATCAAATAAAGTGATGAACCGACCGCTCAATCAGATGAACAAGGAGATATCCAGGTTGCAACAGCATAACTTTGGGGCGAGAACCAAAGTAAAGTCAGCAGATCAATATGATGATTTGTTTAACAGTGTTAACCAATTTAAAGACATTGTGTCCAAAGACTTTGTAGGCTTTAATAATATGGCGGATGAGATGACAACATTTACCAATGCGTTATTAGATATTTCTAATAGTATGTCCCATACTTCAGACGACATATCTGATGTTGTCGAACAGTTAGCCAATGCTGCAGGTAGCCAAGCAGAAGAGACGGAAAAATCCATTTATATGCTGAATGATAATATTCAGGAAGTGAAAAAGATTGCAGCTGAAGAAAATAAAAATAAAGATGAATTAGAAACATCTGTAGCCAAAATTGAATCAAGCTTTAAAAATGTTGAAAAGACAGCGAATGAGATTGATGATGTATTAGAGAAGTTTAAAGTCGTTAAAGAAAATGGTCTTAAACTTATGGGAAGTGCCAAAGACATCACGAATATTGTTAGTCTGGTTTCTGCGATTTCTCAACAGACAAATCTGTTGGCCCTTAATGCATCTATAGAAGCTGCTAGAGCTGGAGAAGCCGGAAAAGGTTTTGCAGTAGTTGCAGAAGAAGTTCGAAAGCTATCCGAAGAAACCAACAGTGCCGTTGAGAAGATCAACAACAGCTTAGGTGTGTTTGTCGGAGAAATTGAAGCCTTAGTAGATGATGTGGATGACCAATACGTAGTCCTTGAAAAAGAAAACGGACAATTATCAACAGCGGTCAATGAATCAAGTGATGCAAACACCACCATACAAGCCGTTGCACGAAATATGGTTCAGACATCGAAAAAACTGGAAAAAGAGACAGAATCTATTTCAGATGTATTTACCAATATTGAATCGCTTGCAGCAATTGCAGAGGAAAACTCTGCTTCGGCACAGCAAGTGAGCTCCAACGTGACGTCCTACACAGAACAGATTAAGAGCTTGTCAGATCAAATCAATGAATTCAAAGAATTGACGAAAGAATTTAGTGAAGAATTAACAACGTACCATATATAG
- a CDS encoding ectonucleotide pyrophosphatase/phosphodiesterase: MINNLLIISLDALNAKDLSYLRTLTNFKYFMEHGSYIKSVESIYPSLTYCCHTSIITGTYPYRHGIYHNEIANPKDPLRQEWHWHKKSIQVPTLFDAAKRKRLKTASVLWPVMANAKSAIDYNIPEIWSDHGKSMFSLYLKNGSMSMLPLVLKHRHLLNGKSQPQLDDFIEATSTDIIVQKKPHLMGIHFTELDSIRHVHGVFSDEAYHVLDKMDQRLGRLIEALKSAGLYNTTNIVLLGDHGGNDFSHVIFLNTLFKKEGLSNDVYANSAGGSVQIQLKNPTNTTLYSRVQQVLSDFVEMNNSPIKHFFTREEIIASHHLDGPYSFILEAKDGYIFRNHTLNQIVVPREQLPNCYRSDHGFLPEHENLKTLFLAMGPDIRSGAVLDHAHLVDEAPTFAKLLKVALPDVDGRVLDELLIK, translated from the coding sequence ATGATCAATAATTTATTAATTATATCTCTAGATGCTTTAAATGCAAAAGATTTATCCTACCTTCGTACCTTAACGAATTTCAAATACTTTATGGAGCATGGTAGCTATATCAAATCTGTGGAATCGATTTATCCTTCGCTTACTTATTGTTGCCATACTTCAATTATAACAGGAACCTATCCTTATCGCCATGGGATTTATCATAATGAAATCGCAAATCCAAAGGATCCGTTACGTCAAGAATGGCATTGGCATAAAAAGTCTATTCAGGTCCCGACTCTTTTTGATGCTGCAAAACGAAAGCGCTTAAAGACAGCTTCGGTTCTTTGGCCGGTGATGGCTAATGCCAAATCGGCAATTGACTATAATATTCCTGAGATTTGGTCTGACCATGGAAAAAGTATGTTCTCGCTTTATCTAAAAAATGGTAGCATGTCGATGTTACCCCTTGTCTTAAAGCACCGACATCTGCTCAATGGAAAAAGCCAGCCCCAACTTGATGACTTTATCGAAGCTACAAGTACGGATATTATTGTTCAAAAAAAGCCACATTTAATGGGTATCCATTTTACTGAACTTGACTCAATCCGACATGTGCATGGTGTCTTTTCAGACGAGGCGTACCATGTTCTAGATAAAATGGACCAGCGACTTGGTAGACTCATAGAAGCGCTAAAATCTGCTGGTCTTTATAACACGACCAATATTGTACTTCTCGGCGACCACGGGGGTAATGATTTTAGCCATGTCATCTTTTTAAACACCCTCTTTAAAAAAGAAGGCTTATCAAATGATGTCTACGCAAATTCTGCTGGTGGAAGTGTTCAGATACAGCTTAAAAATCCGACAAATACGACCTTGTATTCCCGTGTCCAACAAGTCTTATCTGATTTTGTCGAAATGAACAATTCCCCCATCAAACATTTTTTTACGCGTGAAGAAATTATTGCAAGCCATCATCTTGATGGTCCCTATTCATTTATACTTGAAGCAAAGGACGGTTATATCTTTAGAAATCATACACTCAACCAAATTGTAGTGCCAAGAGAGCAGCTTCCCAATTGTTATCGAAGTGATCATGGATTTTTACCTGAGCATGAGAATCTAAAAACATTATTCTTGGCTATGGGTCCAGATATTCGTTCAGGCGCTGTCTTGGATCATGCACATCTTGTTGATGAAGCCCCGACATTTGCCAAGTTGCTTAAAGTTGCCCTTCCAGATGTCGATGGACGTGTTTTAGATGAATTACTTATTAAATAA
- a CDS encoding Spo0B domain-containing protein, which translates to MMRKRNLIQQMNRFILLRQMIYLILFLGIISGLVYYILVQYHIIKSQKTIEPIVIISAIFVLALINGFLLLRDGSLYRRFIFNTESREHAFTHVEKLNQDLRAQRHDFLNHIQVLYSLMELEEYEETRTYLNHLYGDIIKVGSRIKTESVSVNALLQAKSNEAEKKGIQFQILLKSQLSNIPIGEWELCRILGNLIDNAFDALDNSNKPNKTVTIQIYEAIKSIEIRVRNNGPFIPEHMRHKIFEAGFSSKGEKEERGMGLYIVNDLLENQGHSIVLEQEGDVCFHISLKK; encoded by the coding sequence ATGATGAGAAAACGCAACCTTATTCAACAAATGAATCGGTTTATTTTATTAAGACAGATGATATACTTGATTCTTTTTTTAGGAATCATTAGTGGGTTAGTTTATTATATACTTGTACAATATCATATTATTAAGAGCCAAAAGACAATTGAACCGATTGTTATTATCAGTGCAATCTTTGTGTTGGCATTGATTAACGGGTTTTTACTCCTAAGAGATGGAAGCTTATATCGTCGCTTTATTTTTAATACGGAAAGTAGAGAGCATGCGTTTACGCATGTTGAAAAGCTCAATCAAGATTTGCGTGCACAACGCCATGATTTTCTCAATCATATTCAAGTGCTCTATAGCCTGATGGAGTTAGAAGAATATGAAGAAACACGTACGTATTTGAATCACCTCTATGGAGATATTATTAAGGTGGGCTCAAGAATTAAAACAGAAAGTGTCTCGGTGAATGCACTTTTACAAGCAAAGTCCAATGAAGCAGAAAAAAAAGGGATACAATTTCAAATCCTTCTTAAATCCCAGTTATCCAATATACCTATCGGAGAGTGGGAGCTATGCCGTATCCTTGGCAATCTTATTGACAATGCATTTGATGCATTAGATAATTCGAATAAACCCAATAAAACGGTAACGATTCAAATTTATGAGGCCATAAAATCTATTGAAATACGTGTCCGAAATAATGGACCCTTTATTCCGGAACACATGCGCCATAAGATTTTTGAGGCAGGCTTTAGCAGTAAGGGAGAAAAAGAAGAACGGGGTATGGGACTTTATATCGTTAACGATTTGTTGGAAAATCAAGGGCATAGTATTGTATTAGAACAAGAAGGAGACGTCTGTTTTCATATTTCATTAAAAAAGTGA
- a CDS encoding NfeD family protein, whose translation MEWIAIILIVIGILLLVAEIFIPSFGITGALGIVLIIVGVIITAETFMAGIIIFAVIIGVAMVLMILAYKLVSTKGSPFVLTENLHEDTPENLEYFKGKKGVAITPLRPSGTGDFDGVRLDVLTKGEFIEKGTSILVDEVAGKRIFVKKV comes from the coding sequence ATGGAGTGGATAGCAATAATTCTTATAGTTATAGGAATTCTATTATTAGTTGCAGAAATCTTTATTCCTAGTTTTGGTATTACCGGTGCATTAGGAATTGTACTAATTATCGTTGGGGTGATTATAACTGCAGAAACCTTTATGGCAGGCATCATTATATTTGCAGTGATTATTGGCGTTGCAATGGTCTTGATGATTCTGGCGTATAAATTGGTTTCAACAAAGGGAAGTCCTTTTGTGCTAACAGAAAATCTTCATGAAGATACACCAGAAAATCTTGAGTATTTTAAAGGAAAAAAAGGCGTGGCGATAACCCCGTTAAGACCTTCGGGAACAGGAGACTTTGATGGTGTACGACTCGATGTGCTAACCAAAGGCGAATTTATTGAAAAAGGCACAAGTATCCTTGTAGATGAAGTTGCAGGCAAACGTATCTTTGTTAAAAAAGTTTAG
- the floA gene encoding flotillin-like protein FloA (flotillin-like protein involved in membrane lipid rafts) — protein MRIFTLGVANLPQELGTLVIVGLVVLILAIFFSVIPIRLWIAAIASNAKVGIITLIGMKLRRVKPSNIVLPLIRATKAGLDVSINQLESHYLSGGKVGRVVDALIAAHRAKLELSFERAAAIDLAGRDVLEAVRMSVKPKIIETPAVIAVAKDGIEVKAIARVTVRANLDRLVGGAGEETVIARVGEGIVTTVGSAESHKEVLENPDSISERVLSKGLDSGTAFEILSIDIADIDLGKNIGARLQIEQAEADKQIAQARAEKRRAIAIAQEQEMRARVEEMRAKVVEAEAKIPLAIAKAFENGQLGIMDYYRMENIKSDTAMREAISEGSEE, from the coding sequence ATGAGAATATTTACATTGGGAGTGGCTAATCTGCCTCAGGAATTAGGAACATTGGTTATTGTTGGTTTGGTTGTATTAATCCTTGCTATTTTCTTTAGTGTCATACCAATCCGTTTATGGATAGCGGCTATTGCATCCAATGCAAAAGTAGGGATTATTACACTGATTGGAATGAAGTTACGTCGTGTAAAACCATCCAATATTGTACTACCGCTTATCCGTGCAACCAAAGCAGGTTTAGATGTATCTATTAATCAATTAGAATCCCATTATCTTTCGGGAGGGAAAGTAGGGCGAGTTGTTGACGCGCTTATTGCAGCTCACCGAGCGAAGCTAGAATTAAGCTTTGAACGTGCAGCGGCCATTGACCTTGCAGGAAGAGATGTACTAGAGGCGGTACGCATGAGCGTTAAGCCAAAAATCATTGAAACACCGGCAGTTATCGCAGTGGCAAAAGATGGTATAGAAGTTAAAGCTATTGCACGAGTAACCGTTCGCGCAAACCTTGATCGCCTCGTGGGTGGTGCAGGTGAAGAGACAGTGATTGCGCGTGTTGGTGAAGGTATTGTAACAACAGTAGGTAGTGCCGAAAGTCATAAAGAAGTTTTAGAAAATCCGGATTCAATATCGGAGCGTGTTCTTAGCAAAGGACTGGATTCAGGAACGGCATTTGAGATTTTATCCATTGATATTGCAGATATTGACTTAGGTAAGAATATCGGTGCCCGCCTTCAAATCGAGCAGGCTGAAGCTGACAAGCAAATTGCACAGGCACGCGCAGAAAAACGACGCGCCATAGCTATTGCCCAAGAACAAGAAATGCGAGCACGGGTTGAAGAGATGCGTGCAAAAGTTGTCGAAGCAGAAGCAAAGATTCCGTTAGCGATTGCCAAAGCATTTGAAAATGGACAATTGGGTATCATGGATTATTATCGAATGGAGAACATTAAGTCGGATACTGCAATGCGAGAAGCCATTAGCGAAGGCAGTGAAGAATAG
- a CDS encoding LytTR family DNA-binding domain-containing protein, whose protein sequence is MKVLIADDDKSMRFVLRKALEKHEDINVACEVDSGSKAVVAFENEKFDAVFLDVDMPELDGIEAAKMILDIQPKCIIVFVTAYERYMQDAFELYAFDYMVKPFKLERLTQTINRMRHFISEMDEVKQEKVEAINNDLLLKVHDGMVVIRPEEILMIERENRCSVIVTAKEHYSINKSLAELESILPEDEFLRTHKSYIVRLDKIEKLNVYGRWTYVVKLKGTKKDALLTKEKAKILETIFNPL, encoded by the coding sequence ATGAAAGTATTAATTGCAGATGATGACAAAAGCATGCGCTTTGTTCTTCGAAAAGCGTTAGAAAAACATGAGGATATCAATGTTGCATGTGAAGTAGATAGTGGAAGTAAAGCTGTGGTAGCCTTTGAAAATGAAAAATTCGATGCTGTTTTTTTAGATGTAGATATGCCGGAGCTTGACGGTATTGAAGCGGCAAAAATGATATTGGATATTCAACCAAAGTGCATCATTGTTTTTGTCACCGCATATGAAAGGTATATGCAGGATGCATTTGAACTATATGCGTTCGATTATATGGTCAAACCGTTTAAGTTAGAACGGTTGACACAAACGATTAATCGAATGCGCCATTTTATTAGTGAGATGGATGAAGTAAAGCAAGAAAAAGTTGAAGCCATTAACAATGATCTACTCCTCAAAGTCCATGATGGGATGGTCGTCATACGTCCTGAAGAGATTCTCATGATTGAACGTGAGAATAGATGCTCGGTTATTGTTACAGCAAAAGAACATTATAGTATAAACAAATCCCTGGCTGAACTTGAATCTATTTTACCGGAAGATGAATTTTTACGCACGCATAAATCCTACATTGTACGTTTGGATAAAATAGAAAAATTAAATGTATATGGTCGATGGACTTATGTGGTTAAATTAAAAGGAACGAAGAAAGACGCTTTGTTGACCAAAGAAAAAGCAAAAATTCTTGAAACAATTTTTAATCCACTATAA